AAATTTTTGGGAGTGCTATTTTTGGTATGGTTTAAAGAAGTGGTGTACATAGTTGTTGCTAGTTGTTGGGTTGGCTGAGTTTTAATTGTATATGTTTTTTGAgtggattataaaaattatgatgTTGTAATCAACCTGTTAATTTATCTTATATGTATAAATGGTTTGAGAGATATATAAGTTGTTGGTTATATTTGAGATTGCGTCCTTCGTGTAGAAAGACAACCATGTTATCATCATTTTTTGTAGTTTCGGGGTGTGATACTTAGAATCCCTGCGAAACTTGGCTTCTTCAAGCCCTGTTTGCAATGAGAATTTTGCATTCCCGAGTTACGGCCTAGTCGATTGAAGATGATTGAATGTAGGGGTTAGAGATTAATGGTgtgatttggaagaaaattagACCAAGCTCAATTTGGTATATTTAAACTTAATCTTTTATATTGAAATCAAATGACGCTGGCGAGTCCGCTGCCGTACTTGGTATTCAAATCCACCACGGCACGTATGAATTCCAATTAATAGCTCTGTGCAGGGCAAGAGCAAGTTTGCATGTACTGTCCCTGGATTCatagctttctctctcttctgtcgTTGTTCTTTTCAATGTTCCTTCGTCAATGTTTAGTAGCTTTCTACAAAATCGGAAAGCGTGCTTGTGATCTATATCGACTTCAATCTCAATTGGCTAGGCAAATGTCCAGGAGCTAATGGTTTTCGATCTGTTGAGCGAACGCCCGATGCCTAATTCAAAATGTGCATGAACGTTTGTTTTATTTGTGTTATAATGAAGAGCTGTTGACGTTCAAGTTCCTCATGATCTGTTCGAGATCATTTGGATGATTGCTTGAGGCCAACCGGattctctttccattttctaCAGCTGCTACATAATCGATCTGATCGGATTGGACTCGTGTGCTTATTTCCTTTCTCATGCATCTTGAAAGCTGAGGAGCTCAACCTTGAATACCGCGTTAGGTGATTGTTCTTTTTACTCGAGTCGACTTAAAGTAGAGTTGGAGGAGATGAGAAGCTCTACACAGCCGAGCTCGATCTCCATCTCTTTCGAATCTAGGTGTTCGGTCATCAATTAATATCAGGGTCGAGTCAATCATGTACTCGTTGGAGCTCAAACCGCTTGATCATCAGTCGTTTTGAAACTTCGATCTTGCTCCTTGTTCGAACAACTGATTGCTAATTGTATTAACGGCACTTCATGAAAAACAAAGGCCCCAATGGGGGTCTACATTTCTGAGCAGCCACGGATCTATCACTGGCACAACCTCACTTGCCAAGTACTCCATTAATTTGTTGTCATGAAATTGTACATAATTTTTATGTCAGTTTCAAGAACTCGTATGGATGCAATTTAGGGAAAACTatctaaaaagttttaaatttattattgcaCTTTCGCcaattcaaatataaatattttaattttgtcaatcgagtcctaaatattttcacattttgccaattaagttttCTAACCAATTTTAAATGGAAATTGTTGATATAAAATGGCCGCTGTAGatatatacaattttttttaaattaatatattaatatattatatgttatttcttttcttctttctttttctttctatttttttctccaccAAGTCTAGCAAGGGCCACTAGTCATAGCCAGGTAAGGGTCGACCGACCCTTGTCGGCCATTGGGCAAGGGTCACAAAGCCCTTGTCGATTGCGAGTGAGGGTCTCAACTCTCActtagatctagtgagggcttgTGACTAATGAGGGCTTCACCGCCCTTACTAagcttggaagaaaaaaaaaaatttaaagttaaaaaaaatttgttcatgtTAGTCATGTCATGTAGAATAGTTGGCATCCAAgtcaataatttctaattaaaattgaccaaatgaacttaattggtaaaatataaaaatgtttaggattcaattgataaaattgaaatgtttatttaataaatgttcaataaattaaaaaaaaaattggacaaatttTCCTACATAATTTGTGGttgcggcggtggcggcgaggatGTCGAGATGATTAGGTCAAAATTGGGGAGGGAGTGAGGGAGGGACTTGTGCCGGACGGTGTCAGAATCGGAGCGGAAGGTGCAGGAGACGGTAGAGAAGCGGGCGGCGTCGCGAGGGGTGGTGAGAGAGAGTACGTGTTCGATGCACTCCTCAGGAATCCGCCCATCTCCACCATCTTTTGGAATCGATCACATTCGAAGCTCGGCCCTCAACTCGACAGTGAATTGCCTGTCCGAGGCTGCTGACCACCACCATACACACGAAGCAGATGCTCACAGTCGCAGTTTTCCAATCTCTTTTCTCGTCTTCCTCGGGTCATGGGCTCGAGCGCCACTTCAAGGCTTCTATTGGAGTGCTAGTAACAAGCTTTGCCAAGGACATGGCTCAAATTTATGATAGGCTAACGAAAACGTTAATTGTTCGTGCTTTCTTCACTATTAGTGAACaattgctcttttttttcttcttcttttatgtaGTAGGCTaagaagcaccgacactcttcGAGCTTTCGCATCGTGTTGGACTCTCTAACATGTGTTCGACATTCTCCGACACTCAATCAACAAGTATTGGATTTCCAACACCTAGTTAACTCTACCGACACTCTTCGACATGCGAGTTCGAAATCCTAACATGCGAGTTTAGAATTCCAACATGTGATTCTAACACACGCatagtcaattttaattttttttaataaataatgggtcaaaatgtaaatatgtaaacaagtaataaaataaatgagaaaagaagagaaacatatatataaaaaatatatattttttactcTCCACTTCTAGTGATACACAATTCATttcccaagttttttttttactcttctgTTTTGACACGCAAGTCCAGAATATAGATTgcttgttattttttttccctccaagttttatagattattgaaatgaagttgaatttgtcaaattaaaataataaatgatattaacaaatggtgaATTAATgcttttagtgtaaattcattctagcctatttttattattatttatttatatgtgaatttaaatcaaattaatttaattaaaaaatcataaaattatcatttatcatatatatatatatatatatgtatgtatatatacaacgtgtttgaattatttattttttgagaaataatttattaaCATGTCATGTCGTATCACATGTTGTAAGTCGATGTCATGCTATTTAGGGAGTGGATTTGGTAGTTTTCGAGCCAACTTCCAGGTAACTCAACTTGGTCCACCTCTCTAAGGAAGGATTGCAGTTTGCAATACTCGGCCTCTCTCGAGTTATATGTAATCACAACATTTTCTTGCCAAGTATATTTAACCtagtaccttggatattcgttaACAAGGCCCGCTTTTATTAGCAAGAATTTCATTCGTATTGTTGAGCCCATTGAAGCGTGGagttagggtgcgtttggtaacatttatgtttaaaaatgtttctaggaacagaaatagaaaaaaatatttctgcttcagagaacaatttttgaacaaaaaaacgcgtttggtaaatccgttccagaaatataaaaagaatagaaacacgtttggtaaatttatataatttttttaatttcttttagttttttaatatttttattttattttctttcttattttctttttttcttattttttctttttcttcttttggccggtctccggcctcggccatggccgaccaACGGCGACCGACCGGACGAGGGTCGGCAGCCTcactcggcctcgccatggcgaggccgagctcgcctaggcccggcgcgaggtcgacctcgccggggcGCGATGCTCTGGCGAGGTCGCCGGGGTGAGGCCCTCGATGGCcggtcggccatggccgaggccaccagccaaagaaaaagaaagtaaaagaaaaagaaaaaaagatagaagaaaatggaagagagaaaaagtgttcataaattttgttccgaaacaataaacaactttttttttttgtttcttatttcattCAGATGTGTTtatgggaataaaaaaataattttggaacaaaaaacgtaaagaaatgtgtttctgttccttttttgttcccagaaacaaaaaaaacaaaaaaatcatttaaaaacagaaaaaagaaatcaaaacaacCGCAGCCTTAGCATCTGGTTTAGACGGACATCCATGCAAAATCCAATATACTTATcccttttttaatgtttttcctaTTTACTCTGTCTTTCGAAAATATTCTTTTCCACTTTCAGGGTGTCCTTTGCTGGCGTGTTGCTGATGCAGAGACTTCTCCCTCCATTGACACgccaccttttctctctcttcgaaAGGCGTCGATTTTAAGCGGTTTTAGCCGCACTTAATTCTTGGAGCTCTTCCAATGGCGGCGATCAAAGAAGCAAAGGGTCCGGACTTCTCTGCGCTGCCTGAAGGGTGCATCGCGAGAGTCGTCTCCCTCACGAGCCCCGCCGAGGCGTGCAGGCTCGCAACCCTGTCGCCGAATTTCAAGTCGGCGTGCGATTCCGACGTGGTCTGGGCCTCGTTCTTGCCGCCGGAGTGTCCCCAGACGGTCTCCCGGAGCGTTTCGTCGCTGAAGGAGCTCTACTTCAGCCTCTGCGACGACCCGGTTCTCATCGGCGATGGCAAAATGGTAAGTCACCCCACCGTCTTCCCACCTTAAACCGCCTCTTCCTATTCTTTTtgtattatcattttttttttttttttttttttttgcggatTGAGGGGGTGATATGCGATGATAACTGTTCTTCATGTTAGACTTAATAGAATATTGAAATGAGATTCATGTGAGGTTCCGTCACCTCCACGTTTCGAAACACTGCAAATTTGgctggccaaaaaaaaaaattgttctttcattGTCAAGTAGTCGACTTGAAAGGCGGTGTCATCGGCACATGTTTCTTTGTCTCTTCCCGCCTGAACCGAGCGAGAGCATTTTGTTTCTTCGAGGAAAAGCCATTGTCATATTGTAATCATGCTGCGGCTTCCACTGGACATTCTTCTTTTGCACACGGGCTCTCCATGTGAACGTGAAAGGTCGATTGAACTGTATGGACCAACTCTTTGTTCACGTCCACAAGATAAAGAATATGATAAAATGGagggtgaagaagaaagaaagaaaagatctgTCATCTGAAAATGACAAGATTCAAATGGGTTGGAGTAAAGAGTGGATAGATATATTGAATCACTCCAATATACAGCGCTAAGAGCAtgaggattaaattggcaccgTTGAATAATGGCCATGTAACTTTGAAGAGTTACAGATTACACCTGAATTTTGATTCTTTTGTTGCTGTGGTTAGTTTTCTGTCTGCACGGTTGGTAAGTGTTATCTAACGATGGATTAACTCAGTTCTTTTGTTAGCTTTATTAACCATGTGATAGAGATCTttaggtaaagaaaaaaaaaaaatgatgaagtgTATTCTCATGTGATATTTAACGCCTATATGGATAGAATAACTAGCGACTGCAACAAAATATCAAAGTTTTATGGAGAAATTTATAGCTTCACAAATTTTTCTGGGGTCATCAGGCAATGGTTCTGAAGTTGAGGTGGTATTGAACAATtatcccttttatttttcttttggttcaaaTCTCATGGTTATTGCTTTTATCTAACGTGCAATGTGTTTTCCTACTTCAAATTATGGCGAAAAGGCTCACTATTTTATTGGAAAGGGGACAGCACAGATGGTTAAAAAAGTGaatctcattttctcaaaacgCTGTCAGTCCGGCTTCTTGTTACTTATGTGAATCCAACATGCTTTGCAGAGCTATTCGCTGGACAGGCACAGTGGGAAGAAATGTATCATGCTATCTGCAAGGGCCCTGTCTATAACATGGGGTGATACTCCGATTTACTGGTCATGGACTTGCTTGCCCAACTCCAGGTAATTCATTATTTCGTCCACTCttagtttcatgaagaaaatgtAAGTAGTATTCATTTGTTCGTCCCTAAATAAATCCTTTGTTGTTTCACCTTCGAGGTGATAATCTTATGGAATGTCCTTGTGAATGAACAGGTTCGCAGAAGTGGCTAAGCTCATCGATGTCTGTTGGCTTGAAATTAGAGGCATGATTAGTTCTGGCATGCTGTCGCCCGAAACCCATTATGCAGCATACTTGGTATTCAAAATTACCCCAGCATCTCATGGATTTGAATTCCAGCCTGTTGAGGTGGAAGCTAGATTTGCTGGTGATGAAGCGGGCAAGCGTGAGCACTCAGTTTACTTATCTAGAGAGAACAACAACACGC
This region of Eucalyptus grandis isolate ANBG69807.140 chromosome 8, ASM1654582v1, whole genome shotgun sequence genomic DNA includes:
- the LOC104457095 gene encoding F-box protein At2g02240 isoform X2 is translated as MAAIKEAKGPDFSALPEGCIARVVSLTSPAEACRLATLSPNFKSACDSDVVWASFLPPECPQTVSRSVSSLKELYFSLCDDPVLIGDGKMSYSLDRHSGKKCIMLSARALSITWGDTPIYWSWTCLPNSRFAEVAKLIDVCWLEIRGMISSGMLSPETHYAAYLVFKITPASHGFEFQPVEVEARFAGDEAGKREHSVMLAPAEGSGNYPKERRDGWSEIELGEFLTKEGQDGEVEMSVMETKGGNWKAGLVVEGIEIRPKDGK
- the LOC104457095 gene encoding F-box protein PP2-B10 isoform X1, translated to MAAIKEAKGPDFSALPEGCIARVVSLTSPAEACRLATLSPNFKSACDSDVVWASFLPPECPQTVSRSVSSLKELYFSLCDDPVLIGDGKMSYSLDRHSGKKCIMLSARALSITWGDTPIYWSWTCLPNSRFAEVAKLIDVCWLEIRGMISSGMLSPETHYAAYLVFKITPASHGFEFQPVEVEARFAGDEAGKREHSVYLSRENNNTHGWQSWRRFRHAGGSLMLAPAEGSGNYPKERRDGWSEIELGEFLTKEGQDGEVEMSVMETKGGNWKAGLVVEGIEIRPKDGK